The Starkeya sp. ORNL1 DNA window CGGTTCTCGATGACGATCTGCTGGCCGAGAATGGCGGAGAGCCGCGGCTGGAGCAGGCGGGCGGCGAAGTCCGAGGCGCCACCCGGCGCGAACGGCACGATCATGGTGATCGGCTGGTTCGGATAGTCGGACTGGGCAAAGGCGGCGGGCGCCGCGAGCATGCCCGCGGCCGCCAAAGCGGCGCCGAGTACGTAGCGTCGATCAATGCGCTTGGTCATCGTTTCCCCTCCCAGGGATGTTCCGGCGCCGCGTGGTTTTTGCCGCTTGCGCCGTCGTCTTCGATGGATGAACGCGTCAGGCCATCGCGGCCTCGCGCAAGAGTTCCTTTTCGGCGTCGACTTCGAGCGGCAGCTTCACCGGGCGCTTCAGCTTGGCGGAGAGATCAAGCGCCTTGGTCAGCATCAGCCGGTTATGGGCTTCCGCCGCCGTGGCATGCTGTGTCGGCAGGTCGAGCGCGATGCGGTTGAGCCAGGATTCGGTCTCGGTGCGCATCGGCCCGCGCAATTCGCCGAGCGCCATGTCGCCGGGCGGATAGGAGCCCAGGAAATCGACCAGGCGGCTCTTGTCCGGCAGATAGCCCTCGGCCTGCGGCGCCGACACCGCCATCACGATGTCGCGGTGGGTGTCGTCGATGGTGAGCACGCCGGTGGTGCCGACGATACCGACCTCGAGGCTGTAGACCGCGCCGGGCCAGGTGACCGGCAACGCCCAGGAGATGTTGAGATGGTAGATCGAGCCGTCGCTCATCATGATCATGCCGGCGGTGCCGTCGATGCCGCGATAGTCCGGCCCCAGCACCTTGTCGACCGAGCGGGCATAGACCTCCACCGGGGTCTTGGCCTCCAGGTACCACATGACGATATCGAGCGCGTGGGTGCCGGAGAT harbors:
- a CDS encoding Gfo/Idh/MocA family oxidoreductase, with product MRRNTPKGIGLAIIGAGRVGLFRGAVAARHPAVEWIGLAEINPDRGAKVGAEIGADFVTTDHRELLKRPEVTAVIVATDEHLHVDPVMAALERKLPLLIEKPLATHLDASARVLKEIRASGVDAVVGYTQRFRRRWLAAKEKVRTGALGDVTMVTSRAFMNRLVAIDNYRRSDAPETISPMVISGTHALDIVMWYLEAKTPVEVYARSVDKVLGPDYRGIDGTAGMIMMSDGSIYHLNISWALPVTWPGAVYSLEVGIVGTTGVLTIDDTHRDIVMAVSAPQAEGYLPDKSRLVDFLGSYPPGDMALGELRGPMRTETESWLNRIALDLPTQHATAAEAHNRLMLTKALDLSAKLKRPVKLPLEVDAEKELLREAAMA